From a region of the Enterobacter sp. JBIWA008 genome:
- a CDS encoding NADPH-dependent FMN reductase has product MSDTLKVVTLLGSLRKGSFNGMVARTLPQLAPAGMEISALPSIGDIPLYDADVQQEEGFPQSVEALAEQIRQADGVVIVTPEYNYSVPGGLKNAIDWLSRLPEQPLSGKPVLIQTSSMGAIGGARCQYHLRQILVFLDAMVMNKPEFMGGVIQNKVDPQTGVVVDQSTRDHLSGQLTAFGDYIKRVKA; this is encoded by the coding sequence ATGTCTGATACGTTGAAAGTAGTTACGTTACTGGGAAGCCTGCGCAAAGGTTCATTTAACGGGATGGTTGCCCGCACGCTGCCACAGCTGGCACCGGCAGGAATGGAAATTAGCGCCCTGCCGTCTATTGGCGATATTCCGCTGTATGATGCGGATGTCCAGCAGGAAGAGGGTTTTCCGCAGAGCGTTGAGGCGCTGGCAGAGCAGATCCGCCAGGCCGACGGCGTGGTCATCGTCACGCCGGAGTACAACTATTCGGTTCCGGGTGGTCTGAAGAATGCCATCGACTGGCTGTCCCGTTTGCCTGAGCAGCCGCTGTCAGGCAAGCCGGTGCTGATCCAGACCAGCTCAATGGGCGCGATTGGCGGCGCGCGCTGTCAGTATCATCTGCGCCAGATCCTGGTATTCCTGGATGCGATGGTCATGAACAAGCCGGAATTTATGGGTGGTGTGATTCAGAACAAGGTCGACCCGCAAACGGGTGTAGTGGTGGATCAGAGCACGCGCGATCATCTGTCTGGTCAGCTGACGGCGTTCGGGGATTATATTAAGCGGGTGAAAGCGTAA
- the yidZ gene encoding HTH-type transcriptional regulator YidZ yields MKKPISSLDLNLLLCLQLLLQERSVTKAAKRMNVTPSAVSKSLAKLRDWFDDPLFVKTPLGLLPTPLTVSLEQDLADWMQIGNQILDKFHHDSPGGLTFVLAAETPLMLIRFNALLEQVNQRYPQATVKMRHWDYDSLDAITRGEVDLGFTGRETHPRSRELLKLMPWFIDYEILFSDRPCVYLREDHPALQDEWNLETFLRYPHISIFWERSDTWALDEVLKEMGRERNIAMSVPGFEQSMFMAAQPGHNYIATAPHYCHHYNQLHQRKLIALPIPIDEAQAEKLTVPFTLIWHKRNSHNPKILWLRETIKALYGASDPIFA; encoded by the coding sequence ATGAAGAAGCCCATCAGCAGTCTCGATCTTAACCTGTTGCTTTGCCTGCAGCTTTTGCTGCAGGAGCGCAGCGTCACCAAAGCCGCAAAACGGATGAACGTGACGCCGTCGGCAGTGAGCAAATCGCTGGCCAAGCTGCGCGACTGGTTTGACGACCCGCTGTTTGTGAAAACGCCGTTAGGGCTGCTGCCAACCCCGCTGACGGTAAGCCTGGAGCAAGATCTGGCCGACTGGATGCAAATCGGCAACCAGATCCTCGACAAATTCCACCATGATTCGCCAGGCGGACTAACGTTCGTGCTGGCCGCCGAAACGCCGCTGATGCTGATCCGCTTTAATGCCCTGCTGGAGCAGGTGAACCAGCGCTATCCGCAGGCTACGGTGAAGATGCGGCACTGGGATTACGATTCGCTGGACGCTATTACGCGTGGAGAGGTGGATCTGGGATTCACCGGACGCGAAACACACCCACGATCGCGTGAATTGCTGAAGCTAATGCCGTGGTTCATCGACTATGAGATCCTGTTCAGCGACCGTCCGTGCGTGTATCTGCGTGAGGATCACCCCGCGCTGCAGGATGAATGGAACCTCGAGACCTTCCTGCGCTACCCGCACATCAGCATCTTCTGGGAACGCAGCGACACCTGGGCACTGGACGAAGTGCTAAAGGAGATGGGTCGAGAGAGAAACATTGCCATGAGCGTGCCGGGGTTTGAGCAGTCGATGTTTATGGCGGCGCAGCCCGGCCATAACTACATCGCCACGGCTCCGCACTACTGCCATCACTACAATCAACTCCACCAGCGGAAGCTGATCGCGCTTCCTATTCCCATTGACGAAGCGCAGGCTGAAAAGCTTACCGTTCCCTTCACGCTGATCTGGCATAAACGGAACAGCCATAATCCGAAAATCCTCTGGCTGCGGGAAACCATCAAGGCGCTGTACGGTGCCAGCGATCCAATTTTTGCCTAA
- a CDS encoding MFS transporter yields MARFLFCSFALVLLYPSGIDMYLVGLPHIARDLGASEAQLHIAFSAYLAGMASSMVFAGKIADKAGRQPVAITGAIIFSLASLLCSQAQNSTVFLTGRFIQGIGAGGCYVVAFAILRDTLSAQRRAKVLSMLNGITCIIPVLAPVVGYLIMLKFPWQSLFWTMAVMGALVFVLSITVLKETHPGSQNTGHIPTIHPAEKLLNSFFLSRLAVTTLSVAVILTYVNVSPVLLMETMGFDRGEYSTVMALTAMVSMAVSFSTPFALNVFSQRTLMLTSQVLFLAAGAILATTSSHAVMLVGITLICAGFSVGFGVAMSQALGPFSLRAGVASSVLGIAQVCGSSLWIWLAAVIGLNALNMLIGVLIGCSILCITLLMVIQPAAHYEEAHQQSRS; encoded by the coding sequence ATGGCGCGTTTTCTGTTTTGTAGTTTCGCATTAGTTCTGCTTTATCCATCTGGCATTGATATGTATCTGGTGGGATTGCCGCATATCGCCCGCGATCTGGGTGCCAGCGAAGCGCAGCTGCACATCGCGTTTTCGGCCTACCTCGCGGGGATGGCGTCGTCGATGGTGTTTGCCGGGAAGATCGCGGATAAGGCAGGCCGTCAGCCTGTCGCGATAACCGGCGCCATCATTTTTTCCCTGGCCTCTCTTCTCTGCTCACAGGCGCAAAACAGCACCGTGTTTCTGACCGGGCGCTTTATCCAGGGCATTGGCGCCGGTGGCTGCTACGTCGTCGCTTTTGCCATTTTGCGCGACACCTTAAGCGCCCAGCGTCGCGCTAAGGTGCTGTCGATGCTGAACGGTATTACCTGCATCATCCCGGTGCTGGCCCCGGTCGTGGGGTATCTGATCATGCTGAAATTCCCGTGGCAGAGCCTGTTCTGGACCATGGCTGTGATGGGCGCGCTGGTGTTTGTCCTGTCCATCACCGTGCTGAAAGAGACCCACCCTGGCTCGCAGAATACTGGTCATATCCCAACGATTCACCCCGCTGAGAAGCTGCTTAACAGCTTTTTCCTCAGTCGTCTGGCCGTGACCACGTTAAGCGTGGCGGTGATCCTGACCTATGTAAACGTTTCCCCGGTTTTACTGATGGAAACCATGGGCTTCGATCGCGGCGAGTATTCAACGGTGATGGCATTAACCGCCATGGTCAGTATGGCGGTCTCGTTCTCCACCCCGTTTGCGCTAAATGTTTTCAGCCAGCGCACATTGATGCTGACCTCACAGGTTTTATTCCTCGCCGCAGGCGCGATCCTGGCAACCACCAGCTCACATGCGGTGATGCTGGTGGGAATTACGCTCATTTGTGCCGGGTTCTCGGTTGGCTTTGGCGTGGCGATGAGTCAGGCGCTTGGCCCCTTTTCGCTGCGGGCAGGCGTGGCAAGCTCGGTGCTGGGAATTGCGCAGGTCTGCGGCTCGTCGCTGTGGATTTGGCTGGCGGCGGTCATCGGGCTTAACGCGCTGAATATGCTGATCGGGGTTCTGATTGGCTGTAGCATACTGTGCATCACCTTACTTATGGTCATCCAGCCCGCGGCGCATTATGAAGAAGCCCATCAGCAGTCTCGATCTTAA
- the mnmE gene encoding tRNA uridine-5-carboxymethylaminomethyl(34) synthesis GTPase MnmE: MSHNDTIVAQATPPGRGGVGILRISGLKAREVAEAVLGKLPKPRYADYLPFKDTDGTPLDQGIALWFPGPNSFTGEDVLELQGHGGPVILDLLLKRILTLPGLRIAKPGEFSERAFLNDKLDLAQAEAIADLIDASSEQAARSALNSLQGAFSARVNHLVEALTHLRIYVEAAIDFPDEEIDFLSDGKIEAQLNQVMNDLDAVRAEARQGSLLREGMKVVIAGRPNAGKSSLLNALAGREAAIVTDIAGTTRDVLREHIHIDGMPLHIIDTAGLRDASDEVERIGIERAWQEIEQADRVLFMVDGTTTDAVDPAEIWPDFIARLPAKLPITVVRNKADVTGETLGISDVNGHSLIRLSARTGEGVDDLRNHLKQSMGFDTSMEGGFLARRRHLQALEEAANHLVQGKAQLIGAWAGELLAEELRLAQQNLSEITGEFTSDDLLGRIFSSFCIGK; the protein is encoded by the coding sequence ATGAGCCATAACGACACTATCGTCGCCCAGGCAACCCCACCGGGACGCGGTGGTGTAGGCATTCTGCGCATCTCCGGCCTTAAGGCCCGCGAGGTCGCAGAAGCGGTACTGGGTAAGCTGCCAAAGCCGCGCTACGCTGATTACCTGCCGTTTAAAGATACCGACGGTACGCCGCTGGACCAGGGCATTGCGCTGTGGTTCCCCGGCCCGAACTCCTTTACCGGCGAAGACGTGCTGGAGCTGCAGGGCCACGGCGGCCCGGTTATCCTCGACCTGCTGTTAAAACGTATCCTGACCCTGCCGGGCCTGCGCATTGCGAAGCCGGGAGAGTTCTCCGAGCGTGCCTTCCTCAACGACAAGCTCGACCTGGCGCAGGCAGAAGCGATTGCAGACCTGATCGACGCCAGCTCAGAACAGGCGGCCCGCTCCGCCCTGAACTCGCTGCAGGGAGCATTTTCTGCCCGCGTAAATCACCTTGTGGAAGCACTTACTCACCTTAGGATCTACGTGGAAGCGGCTATCGACTTCCCGGATGAGGAAATCGACTTCCTCTCTGACGGTAAAATTGAAGCCCAGCTCAACCAGGTAATGAACGATCTCGATGCCGTTCGCGCCGAAGCGCGCCAGGGCAGCCTGCTGCGTGAAGGGATGAAGGTAGTGATAGCCGGACGCCCTAACGCCGGGAAATCAAGCCTGCTGAACGCCCTGGCGGGCCGTGAAGCGGCCATCGTGACCGACATTGCCGGCACCACCCGCGACGTGCTGCGCGAGCATATCCACATTGACGGGATGCCGCTGCACATCATCGATACCGCGGGTCTGCGAGATGCCAGCGACGAGGTTGAGCGCATCGGTATTGAACGTGCCTGGCAGGAGATCGAGCAGGCCGACCGCGTGCTGTTTATGGTGGACGGCACCACGACCGACGCCGTTGACCCGGCGGAGATCTGGCCGGACTTTATTGCCCGCCTGCCGGCGAAACTGCCGATCACCGTGGTGCGTAACAAAGCGGACGTCACCGGCGAAACGCTGGGAATCAGCGATGTGAATGGTCACTCACTGATTCGCCTGTCTGCACGTACCGGTGAAGGCGTTGACGACCTGCGTAACCATCTCAAGCAGAGCATGGGCTTTGATACCAGCATGGAAGGCGGCTTCCTGGCGCGTCGCCGTCACCTGCAGGCGCTGGAAGAGGCGGCGAACCACCTCGTTCAGGGTAAAGCGCAGCTGATCGGCGCGTGGGCGGGTGAACTGCTGGCGGAAGAGCTGCGTCTGGCGCAGCAGAATCTGAGCGAGATCACCGGGGAGTTTACGTCGGACGATCTGCTGGGACGGATCTTCTCAAGCTTCTGTATTGGTAAGTAA